A single window of Methanoregula sp. DNA harbors:
- a CDS encoding type IV pilin N-terminal domain-containing protein, which produces MRMNSDHAVSPVVGVMLMLVVTIIIAAVVSGFAGGMSKGTDKTPQMTVKAKFSQSNGMEIYHMGGDTINTQSTSVIVRPTRSFGNYDQLSWVVNKSVIKTENKDWVNQSVSMTYNLARTFKPGDTAYILSADLPRVQEKTGGVADYTSNSYGFGSVKSIGNSFILTLIDDSGKSIASTEVEIQP; this is translated from the coding sequence ATGAGAATGAACAGTGATCATGCAGTATCTCCAGTAGTCGGAGTCATGCTGATGCTCGTGGTTACGATCATTATCGCTGCTGTTGTCAGTGGATTTGCCGGAGGAATGTCAAAAGGAACCGATAAGACTCCCCAGATGACAGTAAAAGCAAAATTCAGTCAGAGTAACGGAATGGAAATTTATCACATGGGCGGTGATACAATTAATACCCAATCCACCTCCGTGATTGTCCGGCCGACACGGTCCTTTGGAAACTATGACCAGTTAAGCTGGGTTGTCAATAAATCTGTTATCAAAACTGAGAACAAAGACTGGGTAAACCAATCCGTATCAATGACCTATAATCTTGCCCGGACCTTCAAACCCGGAGATACCGCATATATCCTATCAGCAGATCTCCCTCGCGTTCAGGAGAAGACCGGGGGGGTCGCGGATTATACCTCAAACTCGTATGGATTTGGCAGTGTGAAAAGTATTGGTAACTCGTTTATTCTCACACTTATTGATGACAGCGGAAAAAGCATTGCCTCCACTGAAGTGGAAATCCAGCCGTAA
- a CDS encoding helix-turn-helix domain-containing protein: MDNLAALIRQGEGENIEFKEQWNDHGLEALASFVNTKGGTLLIGVRDNGTIIGWTGDDRAQQVIINQIVEILRVQPVVSVQQHQDQPVLVIEVKPGTTLATCRGRYFQRVGNTTREIPSEQLGRYFITKLGVQWDSITDNYTLEQIDPAAIKRFLELAKNRLPFARDDESALNLLQKLELIRDGKITRGAILLFGKNPQASFTSAQIHMGRFKDAITIIDDKILKGNLFAQVDAAVQLFQQYIQVRYEFGEKPEKTEPLSAMQRTEIWDYPIKALREAVINALIHRDYFQTGSEIQIRVYDDRIVITNPGGLQEGMTVDELRQEGHRSLPRNTLLAQVFYYGELLEKWGTGTSRMITLCHNHGIPEPEFSAHPDWFSVTFAKTFYTDERLLALGLSDRQVQAVRYVREQGVITNKAYRELTGAIDRTALRDLNDLCTRGIFLKRDKKGRATEYVLVKKNPDNPDISPT, encoded by the coding sequence ATGGACAACCTAGCTGCACTCATACGGCAAGGCGAAGGCGAGAATATCGAATTCAAGGAGCAGTGGAACGACCACGGCCTTGAAGCACTTGCCTCATTCGTCAATACCAAAGGCGGGACACTCCTTATCGGGGTGAGGGATAATGGAACCATCATCGGCTGGACCGGCGATGACCGGGCACAGCAGGTCATCATCAACCAGATTGTCGAGATCCTCCGTGTCCAGCCAGTGGTTTCCGTCCAGCAGCACCAGGATCAGCCCGTGCTTGTTATTGAAGTAAAGCCCGGTACAACCCTTGCCACATGCCGGGGCAGGTATTTTCAGCGGGTCGGCAACACCACCCGCGAGATCCCGTCAGAGCAGCTCGGGCGTTACTTCATCACAAAACTTGGTGTTCAATGGGACAGCATTACTGACAACTATACGCTTGAGCAGATCGATCCCGCAGCAATCAAACGCTTCCTCGAACTTGCAAAGAACCGGCTCCCTTTTGCCCGCGATGATGAATCTGCTCTGAACCTCCTTCAGAAACTGGAATTAATCCGGGACGGCAAAATTACCCGTGGCGCGATACTGTTGTTCGGGAAAAACCCGCAGGCATCGTTCACCTCTGCCCAGATTCATATGGGCAGGTTCAAGGACGCTATTACCATCATCGATGATAAAATTCTGAAAGGCAACCTTTTCGCGCAGGTCGATGCAGCAGTGCAACTCTTCCAGCAATATATTCAGGTCCGGTATGAATTCGGTGAAAAACCGGAAAAAACGGAGCCGCTGTCTGCAATGCAGCGAACCGAGATCTGGGATTACCCCATCAAAGCCCTGCGTGAAGCGGTGATCAACGCGCTCATCCACCGTGACTATTTCCAGACCGGCTCCGAGATTCAGATCCGCGTCTATGATGACCGTATAGTCATTACGAATCCCGGGGGCCTCCAGGAGGGGATGACGGTCGATGAACTCCGACAGGAAGGGCATCGTTCACTGCCACGGAATACACTGCTCGCCCAGGTCTTTTATTACGGTGAATTGCTGGAGAAGTGGGGCACGGGAACAAGCCGTATGATCACCCTCTGTCACAACCACGGAATTCCCGAACCGGAGTTTTCTGCACATCCAGATTGGTTCAGCGTGACCTTCGCCAAAACTTTCTACACGGATGAACGGCTCCTCGCACTGGGACTTTCCGACCGGCAGGTTCAGGCCGTGCGGTATGTCAGGGAGCAGGGCGTAATCACGAATAAAGCGTACCGGGAACTTACCGGTGCAATTGATCGGACAGCTCTCCGGGACCTGAATGATCTTTGCACGAGAGGTATTTTCTTAAAACGGGATAAGAAGGGCAGGGCTACGGAGTATGTTCTTGTGAAAAAGAATCCCGACAATCCCGACATTAGCCCGACATAA
- a CDS encoding PAS domain S-box protein, giving the protein MELLIDPITLLNLILCIVIVILSIIGYVKIRSATPLFIGTAFFLFGISHAATLLGLKTALDLELIVVRTFGYIAICIGLFLIIRDIMLRMRTADELKTVREGLEHRVEERVEEITWANEALRESEEKYRTVFENTGTATVVVEESNIISLANAEFAKLSGFSKDDIEGKKSWTEFVVKEDLDRMLAQHRLRRQNREKALTHYEFQFVTKSGDIRAVYLSIDVIPGTRKSVASLLDITERKRAEEMLKKREEDLEAAYEEIAATKEELWQNYDELSKKEQALRGSERKYRDLVELLPQTVFELDEQGIVTTANSIALKSFGYSKEDLENGLNAFDVIAPEDRDRARENVQRVLNGEIPGGIEYTALRKDGSTFPVIIYTDAIIRENKPAGVRGVLLIDITERKRAEEALRAAYENAKELSFIVNHSPAVAWLWKAEPGWPVEYVSDNIGSFGYTPDEFTGGRIAYASIIFEDDLPRISAEVERYTQEGRSEFSQEYRIVTKSGDIRWVYDWTWVRRDEDGTVTHYQGITLDNTDRKLAEEWLKKFSEELEAKVAERTEALNKSLHEKEILLKEIHHRVKNNLQIVASLLNLQSRQITDPATLAMIRESQNRIKAMALVHERLYRSEDISSIDVSDYVRFMGTNLFNFYGVTPATVRLTVDISDIRVDINRAIPLGLIINELLSNSLKYAFPSGRKGTIAVTGKKDDGTIRIIVQDDGAGIPESLDWKKTESLGLRLVNSLTEQLQGTIELDRTVGTKFTIVVKEKG; this is encoded by the coding sequence ATGGAACTGCTCATTGATCCCATAACGCTGCTCAATCTCATCCTCTGTATCGTAATCGTGATCTTAAGCATTATCGGGTACGTGAAGATACGCTCGGCAACCCCGCTCTTCATCGGCACCGCCTTCTTCTTATTCGGGATATCGCATGCAGCGACCCTTCTTGGCTTAAAAACCGCCCTTGATCTGGAGCTGATCGTGGTCCGGACATTCGGGTACATCGCCATCTGCATCGGGTTGTTCCTGATTATCCGTGATATCATGCTCCGTATGAGAACCGCAGACGAACTCAAAACGGTACGGGAAGGGCTTGAGCACCGCGTGGAAGAACGTGTCGAGGAAATTACATGGGCAAACGAGGCACTCCGCGAGAGTGAGGAGAAGTACCGCACTGTCTTTGAGAATACCGGCACCGCGACGGTTGTCGTGGAAGAGAGCAACATTATCAGCCTCGCCAATGCGGAGTTCGCAAAACTGAGTGGCTTTTCCAAAGATGATATAGAGGGAAAAAAGAGCTGGACCGAATTTGTGGTCAAAGAGGACCTGGATCGGATGCTCGCCCAGCACCGGTTGCGCAGGCAGAACCGGGAGAAGGCACTCACCCACTACGAGTTCCAATTTGTCACAAAATCCGGGGATATCCGCGCTGTCTATCTCTCTATCGATGTCATTCCAGGAACGAGAAAGAGCGTAGCCTCCCTCCTGGATATTACCGAGCGCAAACGGGCAGAGGAGATGCTTAAAAAGAGAGAAGAAGATCTTGAAGCAGCCTATGAGGAGATCGCGGCAACCAAGGAGGAGCTGTGGCAAAACTATGATGAACTCAGTAAAAAAGAACAGGCGCTGCGGGGGAGTGAGAGAAAATACCGGGATTTGGTTGAGTTATTGCCGCAGACGGTTTTTGAACTTGATGAACAGGGAATCGTTACAACCGCCAACTCAATTGCATTGAAATCCTTTGGCTATTCAAAGGAGGACTTGGAGAATGGGCTGAATGCCTTTGATGTAATCGCTCCCGAAGATCGGGATCGGGCCAGGGAAAACGTGCAGAGAGTCTTGAACGGAGAGATCCCCGGGGGTATTGAGTACACGGCATTGAGAAAAGACGGGAGCACGTTCCCCGTTATCATCTATACCGATGCAATTATTCGGGAAAATAAACCGGCAGGAGTAAGAGGTGTTCTTCTGATAGATATCACCGAGCGCAAACGGGCAGAGGAGGCACTGCGTGCCGCATATGAGAACGCGAAAGAACTGTCGTTCATCGTCAATCACAGTCCTGCGGTTGCCTGGCTCTGGAAGGCGGAACCGGGATGGCCGGTGGAATACGTGTCTGACAATATTGGCAGTTTCGGCTATACACCGGATGAGTTTACCGGCGGCCGGATTGCATACGCGTCCATTATATTTGAAGACGATCTGCCGCGCATTAGTGCTGAAGTCGAACGGTACACGCAAGAAGGGCGCAGCGAGTTCTCCCAGGAATATCGGATCGTCACGAAGTCCGGGGATATCCGCTGGGTTTATGACTGGACATGGGTGCGGCGGGATGAGGATGGAACGGTCACCCACTATCAGGGCATAACGCTGGACAACACTGACCGGAAACTGGCCGAGGAATGGCTGAAAAAATTCAGCGAGGAACTGGAAGCGAAGGTTGCCGAACGTACCGAGGCGCTGAATAAGTCCCTGCACGAGAAAGAGATCCTGTTAAAGGAGATTCACCACCGGGTGAAAAATAACCTCCAGATTGTCGCAAGCCTCTTAAACCTCCAGTCCCGCCAGATCACCGATCCGGCAACGCTTGCAATGATCAGGGAGAGCCAGAACCGGATCAAGGCGATGGCGCTCGTCCACGAGCGGCTCTACCGATCTGAGGATATCTCCAGCATCGATGTATCGGATTATGTACGGTTCATGGGTACAAACCTGTTCAATTTCTATGGTGTCACGCCGGCAACGGTTCGCTTGACGGTTGACATCTCGGATATACGGGTGGACATCAACCGTGCGATCCCGCTCGGGCTGATTATCAACGAGCTCCTCTCAAACTCGCTCAAGTATGCATTTCCTTCTGGCAGGAAGGGCACAATTGCCGTAACCGGGAAAAAAGATGATGGTACAATCCGTATCATCGTGCAGGATGACGGTGCCGGCATCCCGGAATCGCTGGACTGGAAGAAGACCGAATCACTTGGGCTGCGGCTCGTCAACAGCCTGACCGAGCAGCTGCAGGGCACAATAGAACTTGACCGGACGGTGGGGACGAAGTTTACGATTGTCGTGAAGGAAAAGGGATGA
- a CDS encoding ATP-binding protein — protein MVWESVPVVLLLVLSGAMTSLFALVFWRTRASMKGAVPLVIILTAAAFWSWSAAAMYWSNTAFFLALGNIVENAAIAIIPVAFVQFSLQFTGKDSEGGTISRWLLLIIPLIMAALLIAAAVVPAVIPGLPTPFSLSLPYGSASIAVFWIYFTSWSLLIMAGFAFILQHYQSVYGVFRGQLACLLIAAFPPLFTHIGYMFQVYPFDIINLAPITGTISVVALSAGIDQFRLFDLSPIECGAALRQIPSGIVLLDAQGRVIEINPAALQILGDADRDIIGMGIHDILPAHELPPRYENGAASGHRQTLRREQAGAVHYIDLHCIPLTPARNVRHGYVILLSDITDQHLTDQSLAMARKKINFLTGITRHDILNQLTIIVMHNELLREAVGEPSLVKSLREQEKAASTISRQIAFTKDYEKLGENLPQWLDVKTIFSKHQEDLGHDYIIYSVQVEGLEVFGDPLVDRVFSNLLENSLRYGEKVTSIRLHYDQTPEGLTIIYEDNGTGIKKEEKEKIFRRGSGKRSGFGLFFSREILSLTGITMKETGEPGKGARFEILIPAGMFRFRSNNNGSGAPEVSRM, from the coding sequence ATGGTCTGGGAAAGCGTTCCTGTCGTCCTCCTGCTCGTGCTTTCAGGCGCGATGACATCGCTCTTTGCGCTGGTCTTCTGGAGGACCCGTGCATCAATGAAAGGCGCAGTCCCGCTTGTCATCATCCTTACGGCAGCAGCGTTCTGGTCTTGGAGTGCTGCTGCCATGTACTGGAGCAATACTGCATTTTTCCTGGCACTCGGGAACATCGTGGAAAATGCGGCGATTGCCATCATCCCGGTCGCATTCGTGCAGTTTTCCCTGCAGTTTACCGGAAAGGACTCCGAGGGCGGAACAATCAGCCGCTGGTTGTTACTCATCATACCGTTAATCATGGCAGCCCTGCTCATTGCAGCGGCGGTAGTGCCGGCTGTCATACCCGGTCTTCCCACGCCGTTTTCCCTCTCGCTTCCGTACGGTTCTGCCTCCATTGCCGTATTCTGGATATATTTTACCTCATGGTCGCTGTTAATCATGGCCGGGTTCGCGTTCATCCTCCAGCACTACCAGTCCGTATACGGGGTGTTTCGCGGCCAGCTCGCCTGCCTGCTGATTGCAGCGTTTCCCCCTCTCTTTACCCATATCGGATATATGTTCCAGGTCTACCCTTTCGACATCATCAACCTCGCACCGATCACAGGTACGATTTCCGTCGTCGCCCTCTCTGCCGGCATCGACCAGTTCAGGCTCTTTGACCTTAGCCCGATCGAATGCGGTGCCGCTCTCCGGCAGATACCCTCCGGTATTGTACTGCTTGATGCACAAGGGAGGGTTATCGAGATCAACCCGGCAGCACTCCAGATTCTCGGGGACGCGGACCGGGATATTATTGGCATGGGAATCCACGATATCCTGCCAGCCCATGAACTCCCGCCACGGTATGAGAATGGGGCTGCCAGCGGGCACCGCCAAACCCTCAGGCGGGAACAGGCCGGTGCTGTTCATTACATTGATCTCCACTGCATCCCCCTCACCCCGGCCCGGAACGTCCGCCACGGGTATGTCATCCTGCTTTCCGATATCACCGACCAGCACCTCACCGACCAGTCGCTTGCAATGGCGCGAAAGAAGATCAACTTTTTGACCGGCATCACCCGCCATGACATCCTCAACCAGCTCACCATCATCGTGATGCACAATGAACTGCTCAGGGAGGCAGTCGGTGAACCGTCACTTGTAAAATCATTGCGCGAACAGGAGAAGGCTGCGTCAACGATCAGCCGCCAGATCGCGTTCACGAAAGACTATGAGAAACTCGGGGAGAACCTGCCGCAGTGGCTCGATGTTAAAACCATATTCTCAAAACACCAGGAAGACCTCGGGCACGATTACATTATCTACTCCGTTCAGGTTGAGGGACTTGAAGTGTTCGGGGACCCGCTGGTGGACCGGGTATTTTCAAACCTGCTCGAAAATTCCCTGCGGTATGGAGAGAAAGTTACCTCCATCAGGCTGCACTATGATCAGACTCCGGAAGGGCTGACCATCATCTACGAGGATAACGGTACCGGGATCAAAAAGGAGGAAAAGGAGAAGATATTCCGGAGGGGGTCCGGGAAACGGAGTGGCTTTGGGCTTTTTTTCTCCCGCGAGATCCTCAGCCTCACCGGCATCACGATGAAGGAGACCGGGGAACCGGGGAAAGGAGCACGGTTCGAGATCTTGATACCGGCAGGGATGTTCCGGTTCCGGTCCAATAACAATGGGTCGGGTGCACCGGAAGTATCCCGGATGTAA